The Anguilla rostrata isolate EN2019 chromosome 2, ASM1855537v3, whole genome shotgun sequence genome contains the following window.
AGCACACCTGTGTACCAGCCAGTccgtgtccgtctgtctgtcctcagTCCACCTGATTGCCTGTGACCCCCCCTTATAAGTGTATAAGTGAGTGCACGTGTATGagcgagggtgtgtgtgtgtgtgcgcaggtatgtttgtgtgtccttCAGTCGGCCTGGGTGTCCGCCTCCATTTCGCGTTTAGCTCATCTGCCTGTTTGTGATCtgccactgtctctctgtctgtcctctcctcACTGTGTTTGCGTAGTGGTGGCGGTGTaaggcagtgatgtcactgtctctctgtctgtcctctcctgTGTTTAGTAGCAGTGGTGTaaggcagtgatgtcactgtctctctgtcctctctgtgttcGTGTAGCGATGGTGTaaggcagtgatgtcactgtctcCGTGTTTGCGTAGCGCTGACGTaaggcagtgatgtcactgtctctctgtgttcccATAGCGATAGTGTAAGGCAGTGAGTAGCGCTGGCCGTGGGCAGAGCCCATGACATTCAGTACAGTGCGTGGGTCTTCTTACCGCGTGCAGAGGAAGTGTGGCGCCGTGCAGGAAAGACTACATCTCTGAAACGCTCAGCCTCCTCGGTTACACCTGGCCTGGGACTGGGCAAGTTCTCAGTCAGAGCTGCTTTTaaatcctgtttgttttctttttttttgttttttaaagctctCGCCTGCCTCAGAATTCGGTACTGTTGACTAGTTTTAGGgcttcgtttaaaaaaaaaaattctaccttttcattaaaaaacatttctataaaaGTTTCTAAATAGGCAAAAAGTAAAAGCAAATGTTAATGTAACATTTTGGTTTGGTacaatttcataattatttctATAACTCATTTCACTATATTGATTAGTATTTTGTTTGGCATTATTGTTAGCTTGTAGACTATTGCACATTCTTTACACTAGAATTGaacattatatatttacatatggGCTGAAACCGTACTGCAGCACGTCTGGCATACTTTATactaaatgaagaaaaatcatTTACCCTCATGGAAGAACTACCATGAGTAATGACAAACcagctcatgaatattaaatatttcacacacgTCTCTTGGTTTTTGATATAAGACATTCCCACATCTATAAATCTAATATTTatgtttgaatatgtttttaatacaatttacATAAACCTGTAAGATGTCTCAATATGGTTACTGATTTTTCATCACAAAATGTACTGACTAACAAAGGAAATACATGTATCATCGACATCCTGTTCAGAGGAAGGAACAGGTTCTGCTGACGGACTAGGAGTGCATCCTCCATGAACAGAGCAGTTGTTGGCCTGTCGTGGTGGCAGAGTTAACACAGCCAAGGTCGAGTTCACTTTAACTTTTAGGAGACAAACTTCAACTCAACCCAGTGAGCAAAAAGGCAGAAACTAGACATCTGGAGGAGTGGAAATCTAGGTGGAGAGACGTTTTGACACAAACAGACTGGAGTAACCTCGATACAGCTCAGGCTTTACAGGGATGTAGCCTGGCTACGTCCCAGTCGGCTAGAAAACCTCCGCTTTTCCGCTAGCCAGCTTTTTCACCTGAACGCCTAGATGCCATTTCACCCACTTCTcgccacaaaaatgttcactgggaagGCACAACTCCAAATTCTGCCCTAAAATCTGCCTTGAGCTGTGCTGACAAAACGTCAAACGTCACTCAAAGATACCCTGTTCATTTACCAGGAATCTTGCAGCAGGACTCAGCGGCAAACTGTCCCTTTCTGCGAGCTGCCATCTAGTCCGGCGCACTTGTACACCTTGTACAAATTTATCTTCACTTGACATTACGAACACTTGTGCATTTCCTCTGTTAGGTCAGTATGACTGCTATGTATGGTTCTTCCACTGGGGTTGGAGCTGACTGTGGTTTATTATCTCTTAAGccggggagagagaaacagtagAATGAAGCTGGAGGGAAACAGTGAGGGAAGCAATCTGCACAAAGACAGGGATTCAAGCGGTCTgacaagggagagaaaggagaagacagacgagagagaggagacagagaggagtgaaagaaggagggaaggatacgatgtgtgtgtgcgcgcatgtatgtgtgtgaggactATGGTGCCCATCTGGCTGTGTGTATTCAGTGgtaacacgtgtgtgtgtgtgtgtgtgtgtgtgtgtgcgtgtgcacgcatggGTTCCACTGCGCAAGTGAATGCAGCAAGAAGTGTGAGTGAAGGATTGGCGTGCAGTTGCACATGGCTGCCACCAGGGGTCTCTAAAGTGCAGTGAGGCGCCCCGTCAGCGCGGCCTGCAGCTCAGACGGCAGGAAGACGCCCAGCTCGGTGATGATCCCCCCTGTGATGAGCTGGTGGGGAGTGACATCAAACGCTGGGTTCCACACATCGATGCctacagacaggaagagggagagagagagagacagagagaaataatgagagaaacagagagagagagagaaacagagagagatagagcgaagaagagagggagatatggagagggacagagagaatgagagagagagagacagagagagggaaaggaagagacagagagagagagagagagggagagagagggacagatgaagagagagagagagagagtgagacgaagaaagagggagagatgaggacGTGAGACAGGGGTTATGCAATTTACACTAAAGGCATTAGTCACAGTTTAATGAAGCTCTAAAAACATGCAGGAGGTCATTTCTGCATGTGTATTCTTGCCGTTCCCTCCCCATTTTTACCCACAGTTCCACCAGTTCCCCACCCCGGCCCTCCCAGGGGAAGCCTGTCTATTTAAAATTAGCTCTGGATTCCCAGGATCAACGAAGCTGTTAATTGAGgccttttaattaatttgctgcAATTCACTCAACGCTGGGTGCAGGTATATGAGCCTTGTTAAAGGATTAATTAAAGAGAGACACAGCAGCTTTCAATTACCCTGATCAATCAAAGATCCGGCAGGGAACCGCCATCTAAATGCGCCAGTGAAGGCATCTCCTCTgccctcatccctctctcttctgaAGACCCGTCACCCTCCTCCAAATCCACCCACGTCCAATTCAACCAGCTGCCTTAGCTCCGTCCCCCTCCATGAAGAACCCCCCCTCTCAAACCcttgtctcccccccctctgtaCCTGGGGCGGCGATGGGAACGCCGCTGATGCTGGTCAGCTCCTCCGGGGGGCGCTCCTCAATCACGATATCCCTCCCGCTTTCCAGGCTCAGGTCGCAGGATGTGCTGGGGGCCGCCACGTAGAAGGGTATCCCATGGTGCTTTGCGGCAATGGCCAGCTGGTAGGTGCCCACTTTGTTGGCAGTGTCTCCGTTGGCAACGACCCTGTCTGCACCGACCACGACCGCTACGATAATACACAGAGTCAAACAGACAGTTCAGGCATGTCAGGAGACCGTGCGCTAAAAGtctttgcacatgctaaaggtctgaGTAAATTAGGACCAGAGTCGGAAAAAACCATGAAGAGAAACGGGgggacaaatacacacacacgcacacacacacccacacacacacacccacgcacacacacacacacacacacacgcacccacacacacacacacacacacacacccacacacgcacacacacacgcacccacacacacacacacacacacacgcacacacacacacacacacacacacacacacccacgcacgcacacacacacacacccacacacacacacacacacacacgcacacacacacacacacacacacacacacacacaccacacacacacacacacacacacacacacacacacacacacacacacacacacacccacacacacacccacacacgacacgcacaacacactcacacacacaacccaacgcacccacacacacacacaacaacccacacacacacacacccacgcacacacacacacacacacacacacacacacacacacacacacccacgcacacacacacacacacacacacgcacccacacacacacacacgcaagcgcacacacagactgacacacccAGGCTGCGAGCTGCACAGTAACAGACGCTAATGCAAACAATGCTAACGCTAATACACAGAGCAAACAGCCCTTGGCATGGCTGACCTGTGATGCCCCGCTCCCGCATGGCGAGGGCTGCCATGCTGTCGGTGATCAGGGTGGCAGGGAAGCCCTCTGCCACCGCCTCGTAGGCCGTCAGCCGGGCGCCCTGGTTGTAGGGCCGGGTCTCGGTGCAGTAAACCCGCTTCAGTCGACCCAGTGCATGCAGGGAACGCACCACGCCTGCaggaacagcacagagataACTATACACAACTatacacaacaacacacctgcacacacaactatacacaacacacacctgcacacacaactatacacaacacacacacccacacacacaacaatacacaacacatacccacatacacaactatacacaacacacacccacatacacatctatacacaacatacacccacatacacaactatacacaacacacacacccacacacacaacaatacacaacacatacccacatacacaactatacacaacacacacccacatacacatctatacacaacaacacactcacatacacaactatacacaacacacacctgcacacacaactatacacaacacatacccacacacacaacaatacacaacacacacccacatacacaactatacacaacacacacccacatacacaactatacacaacacacacacccacatacacaatacataacacacacacacacccacatacacaacaACAGACAACACACCCCCGCATACACAactatacacaccacacacccacatacacaacacacacacccacatacacaatacataacacacacacacacactcacatacgcaacaacagacaacacacacccacatacacaacCATACACGCACATAGACATACCCATATGTACGCACACACGTAGCCACACACccgtatgcacatacacacacacacacaaaggagtCACAGCAGCAGCATAACTTCATGCACAGATTCCACCAGTTACGAATGCGAGTTTTACTCGCAGTGCAACCCTTTCTCATGCTTTAAAATGTTACGTCAacatcagatttttaaaaaaagggcacTGCCAATCGTACAAAAGCACCGCCGTCCCATTCATTAATGAGAAAGCCCAGCTCTCGGAAGCACTCTCTGCACTGCCATCGGAACAGTGGCGCCTGGCGACCCGCCGCACAGAGCGGAATGCAGGAGAGGCTGCTACTGTACGCTAGCGCTGAGAGGGGACCGCAGAACGCAGGCAGCGCGCGCCGGAGAGCGATTTCATCTCGGAGATGAAGAGCCTTCAGAAAGCAAGCGGGGCCCGGAGTAAATAACTCAGCTGTGATTCACAACTGTGATTCAGGCGCTCGTCAGGCGCCCCGGTGGCCAAGACCGCGTTTGCGGAACTTAAATTAAACCTTCTGCAGGGCCCTGGGAGCCTCCGCGGCGGTCCCCGTCTGAAGGGAAACACGGCGCACCTGCTGGAGACCCAAAAGCAGCTCCACGGCGGAGGTGCACAGTCTGTTTCAGGGTATCGCGCCAGCTCCAActcttaaatatttcattagccCAATCGTTTATTAGACCTGACATTTCTGATAAATTCATGAGCTGCAGACGGCACACCTACCGCCGGCGAAAAAGGTATTACCGCGGACCGATATGAGAGCGAGGCAGCGCTCCTGAGAATTAAGCCTAAATAATGAGCTAGAACAAAGGGCAGCGTACAtgccaacccaaccccccccggccccccccaggaacagggctgcgTGCCCCCTGCTCTGAAACCACACGCCCTGCTCTGACACAACATGCCCTGCTCTGAAACCACACGCCCTGCTCTGACACAACACGCCCTGCTCTGAAACCACACGCCCTGCTCTGACACAACACGCCCTGCTCTGAAACCTCACGCCCTGTTCTGACACAACACGCCCTGCTCTGAAACCTCACGCCCTGTTCTGAAACCTCATGCCCTGCTCTGACCCAACACGCCCTGCTCTGAAACCACACGCCCTGCTCTGACACAACACGCCCTGCTCTGAAACCTCACGCCCTGTTCTGAAACCTCATGCCCTGCTCTGACCCAACACGCCCTGCTCTGAAACCTCACGCCCTGCTCTGACACAACACACCCTGCTCTGAAACCTCACGCCCTGCTCTGACACCACACGCCCTGCTCTGACACAACACGCCCTGCTCTGAAACCACACGCCCTGCTCTGAAACCACACGCCCTGCTCTGAAACCTCACGCCCTGCTCTGACACAACACTCCCTGCTCTGACACAACACGCCCTGCTCTGAAACCACACACCCTGCTCTACAACCACACGCTCTGCTCTGACACAACATGCCCTGCTCTGAAACCTCACGCCCTGCCCTGACACCACACGCCCTGCTCTGACACAACACGCCCTGCTCTGAAACCACACGCCCTGCTCTGACACAACACGCCCTGCTCTGACACAACACGCCCTGCTCTGACACCACACGCCCTGCTCTGAAACCACACGCCCTGCTCTGACACAACACGCCCTGCTCTGACACAACACGCCCTGCTCTGAAACCACACGCCCTGCTCTGACACAACACGCCCTGCTCTGAAACCACACGCCCTGCTCTGACACAACACGCCCTGCTCTGACACAACACGCCCTGCTCTGAAACCTCATGCCCTGCTCTGACACAACACGCCCTGCTCTGAAACCTCACGCCCTGCTCTGAAACCTCACGCCCTGCTCTGACACAACACGCCCTGCTCTGACACAACACGCCCTG
Protein-coding sequences here:
- the mri1 gene encoding methylthioribose-1-phosphate isomerase is translated as MTLEAIRYRPGSLQILNQLLLPHESVFDEIRSVQDGFEAIKSMKVRGAPAIAIVGCLSLAVELQAGGGGDDLVSFIQDSLSHLTSARPTAVNMGRAARELMEFTENESMDKGPEQLRESVIGWIEEMLERDVNDNRKIGNYGAQHILSGVPRDSVTILTHCNTGSLATAGYGTALGVVRSLHALGRLKRVYCTETRPYNQGARLTAYEAVAEGFPATLITDSMAALAMRERGITAVVVGADRVVANGDTANKVGTYQLAIAAKHHGIPFYVAAPSTSCDLSLESGRDIVIEERPPEELTSISGVPIAAPGIDVWNPAFDVTPHQLITGGIITELGVFLPSELQAALTGRLTAL